GCTGACAACAAGATCCGCGATCTCCAACGATTTATCTCTCTTGACGCCGGTGGCCACAGCTTCGCTAGCAATGTCGATTTCTTGTGTCTCTCTTGAACGAACTCGCTCCTCTTGCGTAACTCTCTCAAAGTCCAGTACCGTAAGGTTCGGCACCGCTCGAAGCACATGTTCCCGGTAGCCCTGTAGATGGCAGACTTGATTCCCCCGAAGCACCAGGGTTTCCAGGCTGCCAGGTGCGTTCTTCAAACCGTTCAGCTGCTCCAATGTAGAAATATTATTATTCGCAACCACCAAATTGCGTATCCTGCCGGGCAACAACCTGCCATTCGTAGCCGTGATCTGGTTTCGCGACAGTAGAACCGTATGGATGTCGCTCCTATCTCGCAGATCGGGTATAGCAACAAGCTCATTGTTCGTAAGATCCAATATATGCGTTGGTTTAGACAGTCGTTTCAAACTCGACGGCATCGACTCTGTATCAGTCTCTAGCTGCAAATTTCGAAGAATCGTGCACTTATCCACGTCGTGTTTCCCATTCAGATGATCCACATAGTATTCAGGTGCATCCAACAGCACACTAGGAGTAAACCTCATCGTCTGGCGGCCCTCAGGTGTCAATCACCCACCCAATTGTACTCATGAAGTCTCTATTTTATCAGTGCTAAAGTTAATTAAACTGGTGAAATTTCATTAGGGCTCATTTCTCGAAATTAGGGCTAAAATATCGAATTATACTGCCTATAAAATGATGCAGCGTATTACGTATAAGACAGGTTGACATTGATGGGAACGACAGGTATATAAGACGAGGTAGTTGGAGCCATTGGTGTTGGAGTTGGACGTCAGCATATGTATCTCAGTAGCAAAAGGTATTTGCGAGAGGGGACCAGAGGTTAGAACGAGCAAAGATGGTTTTCAACAAGGAGAATGTCGACTATTCGCTGTACTTGGTAACTGACTCGTCGATGTTGCCAGATGGTACCACTCTGTACTCGCAAGTGAAGGCAGGCTTGGAAAATGGGGTCACTTTGGTGCAATTGCGTGAGAAAGACATCGAGACTAAGGATTTCATCAGGGAAGCGGTGGAAGTGCAAAAACTTTGCCAGTCATTCAACGTTCCCCTGATTATTAACGACCGTATCGACGTGGCATTAGCAATTGGCGCTGACGGCGTTCATGTGGGACAGGACGATATGCCTATTCCCATGGTCAGAAAGTTGGTCGGTCCCGACATGATTATCGGCTGGAGCGTTGGGTTCCGCCATGAAGTGGAGACTCTCGCTGAGTGGGGTCCAGATATGGTGGATTACATAGGAGTTGGCACTATTTTCCCAAcgctgacgaagaagaatccAAAAAAGGCTCCAATGGGGCCCCAGGGTGCCATTGAGGTGCTAAATGCATTGGAAGATAATAAGGCCCATTGGTGCAGAACGGTCGCCATCGGTGGACTGCATCCGGTGAACATTGAAAGGGTGTTGTATCAATGTGTGTCTTCGAACGGACAGAGAGCTCTAGACGGCATTAGTGTCGTCAGTGATATCATGGCTGCTCCGGACGCTGCTGCCGCTACGAAGAACCTACGTCATTTGCTTGACAATCCAAGCTACAAATTCGTCAACTTGGGTTTGAAAAGTGAGACAGTATCGAGCGAAACTTACAGAGAGGTGGTCGGTCAAGTCACTCGTAACAGACCTCTTGTCCAACACATGACCAACAAGGTGCATCAGAACTTTGGCGCAAATGTTACACTGGCGGTTGGATCGTCACCTATCATGTCTGAAGTGAAGGAAGAGGTTCATGAGCTTGCTCGAATTCCACACGCGGCTCTTTTACTGAATACGGGATCTGTTGCACCTCTAGACGTGCTGCGGGAGGCCATCACAGCGTacaacaaagaaaaaagacCCATTGTCTTTGATCCTGTCGGCTACAGCGCTACTGAGGCTAG
The sequence above is drawn from the Torulaspora globosa chromosome 5, complete sequence genome and encodes:
- the LEA1 gene encoding U2 snRNP complex subunit LEA1 (ancestral locus Anc_6.230); translation: MRFTPSVLLDAPEYYVDHLNGKHDVDKCTILRNLQLETDTESMPSSLKRLSKPTHILDLTNNELVAIPDLRDRSDIHTVLLSRNQITATNGRLLPGRIRNLVVANNNISTLEQLNGLKNAPGSLETLVLRGNQVCHLQGYREHVLRAVPNLTVLDFERVTQEERVRSRETQEIDIASEAVATGVKRDKSLEIADLVVSKMSEERKNELKAQLASATSLAEIARIEKLLAGGV
- the THI6 gene encoding bifunctional hydroxyethylthiazole kinase/thiamine-phosphate diphosphorylase (ancestral locus Anc_6.231) — protein: MVFNKENVDYSLYLVTDSSMLPDGTTLYSQVKAGLENGVTLVQLREKDIETKDFIREAVEVQKLCQSFNVPLIINDRIDVALAIGADGVHVGQDDMPIPMVRKLVGPDMIIGWSVGFRHEVETLAEWGPDMVDYIGVGTIFPTLTKKNPKKAPMGPQGAIEVLNALEDNKAHWCRTVAIGGLHPVNIERVLYQCVSSNGQRALDGISVVSDIMAAPDAAAATKNLRHLLDNPSYKFVNLGLKSETVSSETYREVVGQVTRNRPLVQHMTNKVHQNFGANVTLAVGSSPIMSEVKEEVHELARIPHAALLLNTGSVAPLDVLREAITAYNKEKRPIVFDPVGYSATEARRLLNDTLLSHGQFTCIKGNTSEILSLAKLTTEKMKGVDAFTGQLDKVMVAQATRVVAYTYKTVAVCTGEYDFVADGTFGGRYYLSCGLGISAKDIPCVAIHNGSIPIMGDITASGCSLGSTIACCVGGVAPESNLFDAVVTAVVLYKTAGKLASTRCQGNGSFNVQLLDALYQLFHENCPATWSTSLERLS